Proteins encoded together in one Synechococcus sp. BL107 window:
- a CDS encoding ABC transporter permease encodes MVRRMKSTETVRMALTTLRTNRLRSFLTMVGIVIGNASVITLVGVGRGAQGLAEEQLSNLGANVLFVVPGNNDTRRRGVAFPKTLVLEDATAIAEQVPSVKRVAPQITSSQVVQAGARSATSSISGVTADFVPVRSFEIASGRFVNSQDEQAARAVVAIGPDLRTKLFPTGDAIGQQVRIGSQAFEVIGVMAPKGAVFGSNQDENAYIPLSTMVNRLTGRDPTYGISLSFISVEAKNDKSTGAAKFQITNLLRQRHRILRDDDFAVRSQKDALTIVGTITGGLTLMLASIGGISLLVGGIGIMNIMLVSVSERTEEIGLRKALGARSSDVLQQFLVESLVLSSLGGVIGTAVGLGAVGLVAAVTPLPASIGTGMVLITVGLSGSIGLFFGVVPARRAARLDPIVALRSL; translated from the coding sequence ATGGTCCGTCGGATGAAGTCAACTGAAACCGTTCGGATGGCGTTAACGACGCTGCGGACGAATCGCCTCCGCAGTTTTCTCACGATGGTGGGCATCGTGATTGGCAACGCATCCGTCATCACGCTGGTCGGGGTTGGTCGAGGTGCTCAAGGGCTCGCCGAAGAGCAGCTCAGCAACCTCGGGGCCAACGTTTTATTTGTCGTTCCTGGGAACAACGACACACGACGGCGAGGGGTTGCTTTTCCAAAGACGTTGGTTCTTGAAGACGCAACAGCAATTGCAGAACAGGTACCAAGCGTCAAACGCGTGGCTCCACAGATCACCAGTAGTCAAGTGGTTCAAGCAGGAGCGCGCAGCGCAACCAGCTCAATCTCAGGAGTCACCGCAGATTTTGTGCCCGTACGTAGCTTCGAAATCGCAAGCGGACGTTTTGTTAACAGCCAAGACGAACAAGCCGCGCGAGCCGTGGTAGCTATTGGTCCAGACCTACGAACGAAACTCTTTCCTACCGGCGATGCCATCGGCCAACAGGTCCGGATTGGCAGCCAGGCGTTTGAAGTCATCGGAGTGATGGCACCAAAAGGTGCTGTGTTTGGGAGCAATCAAGACGAAAACGCCTACATCCCGTTGAGCACGATGGTGAATCGCCTCACCGGACGTGATCCCACCTATGGCATCAGCTTGAGTTTTATCAGCGTTGAAGCCAAAAACGACAAGAGCACCGGGGCTGCCAAATTCCAAATTACGAATCTGTTGCGTCAACGCCATCGAATCCTTCGAGACGACGATTTTGCTGTTCGATCTCAAAAAGATGCCCTAACGATCGTCGGAACAATCACAGGTGGGCTCACATTGATGCTCGCCTCAATCGGAGGGATCTCCCTGCTCGTCGGAGGCATCGGCATCATGAACATCATGTTGGTGTCGGTAAGCGAGCGCACCGAGGAAATCGGCTTACGCAAAGCGCTAGGGGCTCGGAGCAGCGATGTACTCCAACAATTTTTGGTGGAGTCGTTGGTTCTTTCCAGTCTTGGGGGAGTCATCGGAACAGCGGTGGGACTTGGTGCCGTGGGTCTAGTGGCAGCTGTAACCCCGCTCCCCGCGAGCATTGGCACAGGCATGGTTCTGATCACAGTTGGGCTATCGGGATCGATCGGCTTGTTCTTTGGTGTTGTTCCTGCACGACGGGCGGCTCGCCTCGATCCAATCGTTGCTTTGAGAAGCCTCTAG
- the pyk gene encoding pyruvate kinase, with product MGQFDLNRRTKIVATIGPATESPDQIKELVRAGATTFRLNFSHGDHSDHAERIKTIRQVSEELGQTIGILQDLQGPKIRLGRFADGPITLSNGDPFSLTSRPVSCDQSIATVTYPKLADEVTAGSRILLDDGRVEMKVESVDQGQQTLHCSVTVGGVLSNNKGVNFPDVQLSVRALTDKDKEDLAFGLSQGVDWVALSFVRNPSDMEEIRGLIREHGHETPVVAKIEKFEAIDQIDAILPLCDGVMVARGDLGVEMPAEEVPLLQKELIRKANSLGIPIITATQMLDSMASSPRPTRAEVSDVANAILDGTDAVMLSNETAVGDFPVEAVQTMATIARRIEKDYPERSIDSHLPSTIPNALSGAVSTIASQLNAAAIIPLTKTGATAHNVSKFRPAAPILAVTPDKSVACRLQLVWGVTPLVVPEENDTTATFITAMRKAKDLSLLKEGDLVVQTAGTHSGVSGSTDLVKVGVVTSADDCSFF from the coding sequence ATGGGCCAGTTCGATTTGAACCGCCGGACCAAAATCGTGGCAACGATCGGTCCGGCCACAGAAAGCCCCGACCAGATCAAAGAGCTTGTCCGGGCTGGGGCCACAACCTTTCGTTTGAACTTTTCCCACGGCGATCACAGCGATCACGCCGAGCGAATAAAAACCATCCGCCAGGTGTCAGAAGAGCTTGGCCAGACCATTGGAATTCTCCAGGATCTCCAAGGTCCAAAGATTCGGTTGGGTCGTTTTGCCGATGGACCCATCACCCTGTCCAACGGCGACCCTTTTTCGCTCACATCAAGGCCCGTGAGTTGCGATCAGAGCATCGCCACCGTCACTTACCCGAAGTTGGCGGATGAAGTCACCGCTGGAAGCCGCATCCTTTTGGATGATGGGCGGGTGGAGATGAAGGTGGAAAGCGTCGATCAAGGGCAGCAGACGCTCCATTGCAGCGTCACGGTGGGAGGAGTTCTCTCCAACAACAAAGGGGTCAATTTCCCCGATGTTCAATTGTCCGTCCGTGCACTCACCGACAAGGACAAAGAAGATCTCGCCTTCGGGTTGAGCCAAGGGGTGGATTGGGTTGCTCTGAGCTTCGTGCGGAACCCATCCGACATGGAAGAAATCCGTGGTCTCATTCGAGAACATGGCCACGAAACCCCAGTCGTGGCCAAGATCGAAAAATTTGAAGCCATCGATCAGATCGATGCGATTCTCCCTCTGTGTGATGGCGTGATGGTGGCCCGAGGTGATCTGGGGGTTGAGATGCCCGCAGAGGAAGTCCCCCTTTTGCAGAAAGAGCTGATTCGCAAGGCCAACAGTCTTGGAATTCCGATCATCACCGCAACGCAAATGCTCGATTCCATGGCATCGAGTCCTCGTCCAACACGCGCTGAGGTGAGCGACGTTGCCAACGCGATCCTTGATGGCACCGATGCCGTCATGCTCTCCAACGAAACCGCCGTTGGCGATTTCCCAGTAGAGGCGGTACAGACCATGGCCACCATCGCCCGGCGAATTGAAAAGGATTACCCAGAACGGTCGATTGACAGCCACCTTCCGAGCACGATTCCCAATGCTTTGAGCGGAGCCGTTAGCACCATTGCAAGCCAGCTAAACGCCGCCGCCATCATTCCCCTTACAAAAACTGGAGCAACGGCCCACAACGTGAGCAAATTCAGGCCGGCAGCGCCGATTCTCGCCGTCACACCTGATAAATCCGTAGCCTGCCGTCTACAACTTGTTTGGGGAGTGACCCCACTCGTGGTGCCCGAAGAAAACGACACAACAGCAACGTTTATTACCGCCATGCGAAAAGCCAAGGATCTCAGCCTGCTCAAAGAAGGAGATCTCGTAGTGCAAACCGCTGGTACCCATTCCGGGGTATCGGGTTCCACCGACCTGGTGAAAGTTGGTGTTGTGACCTCGGCCGACGACTGCAGCTTTTTCTAG
- the dxs gene encoding 1-deoxy-D-xylulose-5-phosphate synthase produces MHLGDLKHPNELHGLSLAELEDVARQIRERHLGVVSTSGGHLGPGLGVVELTIALYQTLDLDRDKVCWDVGHQAYPHKLITGRFNSFDSLRQQSGVAGYLKRSESRFDHFGAGHASTSISAALGMALGRDNRGENFKCVAVIGDGALTGGMALEAINHAGHLPNTPFLVVLNDNDMSISPPVGALSSVLNRARLSPPMQFLSGSVEESVRHLPFMGGELPAELNRLKGSMRRLAVPKVGAVFEELGFTYMGPIDGHDIGEMTRTFQAAHRDGGPVLVHVVTKKGKGYPYAEADQVGYHAQSAFDLSTGKAIPSTKPKPPSYSKVFGQTLVKLCEQNSRVVGITAAMATGTGLDLLQKAVPGQYIDVGIAEQHAVTLAAGMACEGLRPVVAIYSTFLQRAFDQLIHDVGIQKLPVTFVLDRAGIVGADGPTHQGQYDISYLRAVPNFTVMAPKDEAELQQMMVTCLQHDGPTALRIPRGSGEGVPLMEEGWEALSIGRGELLREGNDLVIVAYGSMVAPAMETATLLESAGLSASVINARFLRPLDQALIHPLARRVSRVVTMEEGTLSGGFGAAVLESLNDHDINVPVLRIGIPDQLVDHATPQQSKEALGLTPKQMSLKIQQRFGLGSGDAAKSSPFQAVQA; encoded by the coding sequence ATGCATCTCGGAGATCTCAAGCATCCGAACGAGTTGCACGGCCTCAGTCTTGCTGAGCTCGAAGACGTTGCTCGCCAAATCAGGGAACGCCATCTCGGCGTGGTTTCAACGAGTGGTGGTCACCTGGGACCAGGTCTGGGTGTCGTTGAACTCACCATTGCTCTGTATCAAACCCTTGATCTCGATCGGGACAAAGTTTGTTGGGACGTGGGGCACCAGGCCTATCCCCACAAGCTGATTACCGGACGCTTCAATTCCTTTGACTCTCTCCGGCAGCAAAGCGGTGTTGCTGGTTATTTGAAACGTTCTGAGAGCCGATTTGATCACTTCGGCGCCGGCCATGCCAGCACCTCGATTTCCGCAGCCCTCGGAATGGCTTTGGGCCGTGATAACCGCGGTGAAAATTTCAAATGTGTTGCAGTGATTGGGGATGGTGCCCTAACGGGGGGCATGGCCCTTGAAGCGATTAACCACGCTGGACACCTTCCCAATACGCCCTTCTTGGTGGTGTTGAACGACAACGACATGTCGATCTCGCCTCCGGTGGGTGCTCTTTCGAGCGTGTTGAACCGAGCACGATTGAGCCCCCCCATGCAGTTTTTGTCGGGAAGCGTTGAAGAGAGTGTTCGACATTTGCCTTTCATGGGGGGTGAGCTCCCAGCTGAGTTGAACCGTTTGAAAGGCAGCATGCGTCGCCTCGCGGTCCCCAAAGTTGGTGCTGTTTTCGAGGAGCTCGGCTTTACTTACATGGGGCCGATCGATGGTCATGACATCGGCGAGATGACTCGCACCTTCCAAGCGGCCCACCGTGATGGCGGCCCTGTTTTGGTCCATGTCGTGACTAAAAAAGGCAAGGGTTATCCCTATGCCGAGGCTGACCAAGTGGGCTACCACGCCCAGTCGGCCTTCGACTTGAGCACTGGTAAGGCCATCCCCTCAACCAAACCCAAGCCTCCGAGCTACAGCAAGGTGTTTGGCCAAACGTTGGTCAAGCTCTGTGAGCAAAACAGTCGCGTTGTCGGAATCACGGCTGCGATGGCCACCGGCACCGGACTCGACCTACTCCAAAAAGCTGTTCCCGGTCAGTACATCGATGTTGGTATTGCTGAGCAGCATGCGGTCACCCTGGCAGCGGGCATGGCCTGTGAAGGTTTACGCCCCGTTGTCGCGATTTACAGCACCTTCCTTCAGCGCGCTTTCGACCAACTCATTCACGACGTCGGAATCCAGAAGCTTCCAGTCACGTTTGTGCTCGATCGAGCTGGCATCGTCGGCGCTGATGGTCCGACGCACCAAGGTCAGTACGACATCAGCTATTTGAGGGCTGTCCCCAATTTCACCGTGATGGCTCCGAAGGATGAGGCGGAGTTGCAGCAGATGATGGTGACGTGTCTCCAGCATGATGGACCCACCGCTCTGAGGATTCCCCGTGGTTCGGGAGAAGGGGTTCCTTTGATGGAAGAGGGTTGGGAGGCCCTTTCGATTGGCCGTGGCGAATTACTTCGGGAAGGAAATGATTTGGTGATCGTTGCCTATGGCTCCATGGTGGCCCCTGCCATGGAAACGGCAACGTTGTTAGAGAGCGCCGGTCTATCTGCTTCAGTTATCAATGCGCGTTTCCTAAGGCCCCTGGATCAGGCATTGATTCATCCTTTGGCGCGTCGCGTTTCCCGTGTCGTCACCATGGAAGAAGGCACATTGTCGGGTGGTTTTGGCGCTGCAGTTTTGGAGTCCCTCAACGATCACGACATCAATGTTCCTGTTTTAAGGATCGGCATACCTGATCAACTGGTGGACCACGCCACGCCACAGCAAAGCAAGGAGGCATTGGGTCTGACTCCGAAGCAGATGAGTTTGAAAATTCAACAGCGCTTTGGTTTGGGATCTGGTGATGCAGCGAAATCCTCGCCATTCCAAGCGGTTCAAGCTTGA
- the ilvA gene encoding threonine ammonia-lyase, biosynthetic, which produces MTDYLQKILRARVYDVARETPLDPAPNLSQRLKNQIWLKREDLQPVFSFKLRGAYNRMVQLPVEDLQRGVIASSAGNHAQGVALSARRLGCRAVIVMPKTTPEVKIRAVRALGGEVVLHGETYDECSAEAQKRCEAEGLTYIHPFDDPEVIAGQGTIAMEIMRQSKEPPDAIYVAVGGGGLIAGISAYVKQLWPETEVIGVEPIDADAMTQSLRCGHRVELEKVGLFADGVAVRKVGEHTFNLARRHVDRMVTVDTDAICAAIKDVFEDTRSILEPAGALAIAGLKQDVADRNMEGKRLVGVACGANMNFERLRFIAERAELGEEREAMFAVEIPETTGSLRALCRCLSERSLTEFSYRMTEGVRAQIFIGVQVNNEQDRFALVEHLSNNGFPCLDLSDNEFAKVHLRHMVGGRLPRSAREACAGDCNELLYRFEFPERPGALMNFVTALHPSWSISIFHYRNHGADVGRIVVGVLIPKTEMDGWTSFLSELGYAFWEESKNPAYSLFL; this is translated from the coding sequence ATGACCGATTACCTGCAAAAGATCCTCCGAGCACGTGTTTATGACGTGGCCCGGGAAACCCCTCTCGATCCAGCTCCCAACCTCAGCCAACGGCTGAAGAACCAGATTTGGCTGAAACGAGAAGACCTACAGCCGGTGTTCTCGTTCAAGCTTCGAGGCGCCTACAACCGAATGGTGCAACTCCCTGTTGAGGATCTTCAACGCGGTGTGATCGCATCCAGTGCTGGCAACCACGCCCAAGGAGTGGCCCTAAGTGCGCGCCGTTTGGGTTGCAGAGCGGTGATCGTGATGCCCAAAACAACGCCCGAGGTCAAAATCCGCGCCGTCCGTGCCTTGGGCGGTGAGGTGGTTTTGCACGGCGAGACCTACGACGAATGTTCGGCGGAAGCGCAAAAGCGTTGCGAAGCAGAAGGCTTGACCTACATCCACCCCTTCGACGACCCAGAGGTCATCGCTGGTCAAGGCACCATTGCCATGGAAATCATGCGGCAAAGCAAGGAGCCACCGGATGCGATTTACGTCGCCGTTGGTGGTGGGGGCCTGATCGCAGGGATTTCGGCCTACGTCAAGCAGCTTTGGCCAGAAACAGAAGTCATCGGTGTCGAACCTATCGATGCCGATGCGATGACCCAATCCCTGCGGTGCGGGCATCGCGTTGAGTTGGAGAAGGTGGGTTTATTCGCCGATGGCGTGGCCGTTCGAAAGGTCGGCGAGCACACCTTTAATCTCGCCCGTCGTCATGTCGATCGCATGGTGACCGTGGACACCGATGCCATTTGTGCCGCCATCAAAGATGTCTTTGAGGACACACGATCAATCCTTGAACCAGCTGGAGCGCTTGCGATCGCTGGGTTGAAACAGGATGTGGCTGATCGAAACATGGAAGGGAAGCGTCTTGTTGGGGTGGCCTGCGGGGCCAACATGAATTTCGAACGATTGCGCTTCATCGCAGAGCGGGCTGAGCTCGGAGAGGAGCGAGAAGCGATGTTCGCTGTAGAAATCCCGGAAACGACCGGAAGTCTTCGTGCGTTGTGTCGTTGCTTAAGCGAGCGCAGCCTCACCGAATTCAGCTATCGCATGACGGAGGGAGTGCGAGCTCAAATCTTTATTGGGGTTCAGGTCAACAATGAGCAAGACCGTTTCGCTCTTGTTGAGCATCTCTCGAACAACGGTTTTCCCTGCCTTGATCTGAGCGACAACGAGTTTGCGAAAGTTCATTTGCGACACATGGTGGGTGGACGCCTACCGAGATCAGCTCGAGAGGCCTGTGCGGGGGACTGCAATGAATTGCTCTACCGCTTCGAATTTCCCGAACGGCCCGGCGCCCTCATGAATTTTGTAACGGCGCTCCATCCCAGTTGGAGTATCAGCATTTTTCACTATCGAAATCACGGTGCCGACGTTGGCCGAATCGTTGTAGGCGTTTTGATTCCCAAAACTGAAATGGACGGTTGGACCAGCTTTCTCAGCGAATTGGGTTACGCCTTTTGGGAAGAAAGTAAGAACCCTGCTTACAGCCTTTTCCTGTGA
- the scpB gene encoding SMC-Scp complex subunit ScpB: MTSPSLTTRLEAILYLKGRPVSVGELAELSEVDRKEVEEALIALTTLYAQRESALEIVHQNGRWGLQLRAGLGDLVKDLLPVNLSTATLRTLATIALKKRILQSDLVDLRGSGAYDHIKELLAQEFIERRRQNDGRSYWITLTEKFHRTFSVLPDLGATDLAEAA, translated from the coding sequence ATGACGTCCCCCTCCCTCACCACTCGTTTGGAGGCGATTCTGTATCTCAAGGGTCGTCCAGTGAGCGTGGGCGAACTCGCTGAGCTCTCCGAGGTGGATCGAAAAGAGGTTGAAGAGGCGCTGATTGCACTGACAACCTTGTACGCCCAACGAGAATCGGCCCTAGAAATCGTTCATCAGAACGGTCGTTGGGGTCTTCAGTTGCGTGCGGGACTTGGCGATTTGGTAAAGGACCTTTTGCCTGTCAATCTCTCGACAGCAACGCTTCGGACTCTCGCCACAATTGCTTTAAAAAAGCGCATTCTTCAATCAGATCTGGTGGATCTGCGGGGGTCAGGGGCCTACGACCACATCAAAGAACTGCTTGCACAAGAATTCATCGAGCGGCGTCGACAAAATGATGGCCGGTCGTATTGGATCACCCTGACTGAAAAATTTCACCGCACCTTCTCCGTACTTCCTGACTTAGGTGCAACCGATCTGGCGGAGGCTGCATAA
- a CDS encoding nucleoside triphosphate pyrophosphohydrolase family protein, translating into MDLNTYQSAARQTASYPDVGRNPIYPTLGLTGEAGEVADKVKKVLRDQDGVFDDSAREAIKLELGDVLWYIAQLSMELGYDLEDVAAANLAKLSSRAARGRISGSGDKR; encoded by the coding sequence ATGGATCTGAACACTTATCAGTCTGCTGCGCGTCAAACAGCCAGCTATCCCGATGTGGGCCGGAATCCCATCTATCCAACCCTTGGTTTGACTGGGGAAGCTGGAGAGGTGGCCGACAAAGTGAAGAAGGTCTTGAGGGATCAAGACGGGGTATTTGACGACTCAGCGCGTGAAGCGATCAAACTTGAGCTGGGTGACGTGCTTTGGTACATCGCGCAGCTGTCCATGGAACTGGGCTATGACCTTGAGGATGTTGCTGCAGCGAATCTCGCCAAATTGTCCAGTCGTGCGGCCCGTGGCCGTATCTCTGGCAGTGGCGACAAACGCTGA
- a CDS encoding YggT family protein gives MEMLPVSLLQVLAQTLQIYSLVLIVRVLLSWFPNLDWSNPVLSSVSAITDPYLNAFRGLIPPLGGIDLSALLAFLALNLLQSLVNQSISAFFMSGSSW, from the coding sequence ATGGAAATGCTCCCCGTCTCGTTGCTGCAGGTGTTAGCTCAGACCCTGCAGATTTATTCCCTCGTACTGATCGTCAGGGTTCTTCTGAGCTGGTTCCCAAATTTGGACTGGAGCAACCCTGTTTTAAGCAGCGTCAGCGCTATTACAGATCCCTATCTCAATGCATTTCGAGGTCTGATCCCTCCTTTGGGTGGGATTGATCTCTCGGCACTTTTGGCTTTTCTCGCTCTGAATCTGCTGCAAAGCCTGGTGAATCAGTCGATTAGCGCATTCTTTATGTCTGGCAGCAGCTGGTAG
- a CDS encoding NAD(P)/FAD-dependent oxidoreductase has product MTFLIAGAGPAGARLAAVLSEAGREVVLVERLTDPHRNSFSSAALSCGEASRLNLPHSAWSATWSGWQLLDPSGQEHQWWNDDPLGVVLDFGRLRSAMWSRARAAGVEVVTGCTARIEALQSDSARVLLQHGDGRRQHRHVQWVIDATGSSRCLLREASVPPPSLIDPLLEGIGVEWLLQADDRVSPRWLDRISFFLGTRWIPHGYGWIFPMGNNRLKVGVCCLAPGQIRGSKNDLLARLQALLRNCKLEGCSVLDRHGGVVSSSIARRESLGSGALLAVGDAASTANLLGGEGIRHAIDSADLLAETLLNAEARNQVGPDQADAVRQTYEQALHCWFGWRWRVAGKLAQRTWWGLDSASADRRVERIIHGLSRTSSAQDLSSLLFHYRFERYGLRLLRYLI; this is encoded by the coding sequence ATGACCTTCCTGATCGCAGGCGCTGGTCCAGCTGGAGCTCGCCTGGCAGCCGTCTTATCTGAAGCAGGGCGAGAGGTGGTCCTCGTCGAGCGGCTCACGGACCCTCACCGGAATTCTTTTTCAAGTGCCGCCCTGTCTTGTGGGGAGGCTTCACGGCTCAATCTTCCCCATTCTGCGTGGTCTGCGACCTGGAGTGGGTGGCAATTGCTGGATCCCAGCGGACAAGAACATCAGTGGTGGAATGACGATCCCCTTGGAGTGGTATTGGACTTTGGTCGGTTGCGTTCCGCGATGTGGTCCCGTGCACGAGCTGCCGGGGTGGAGGTTGTAACAGGATGCACTGCTCGAATTGAGGCGCTCCAGAGCGATAGTGCCCGTGTCCTTCTTCAACACGGAGATGGTCGTCGTCAGCACCGACACGTGCAGTGGGTGATTGATGCCACAGGTTCATCGCGTTGTCTGTTGCGAGAAGCCTCGGTGCCTCCGCCATCGTTGATCGATCCTTTGCTGGAAGGCATTGGTGTGGAGTGGCTCCTACAAGCCGATGATCGGGTTTCGCCTCGTTGGCTCGACCGCATCAGTTTTTTCCTCGGCACGCGCTGGATTCCCCACGGCTATGGATGGATTTTTCCAATGGGAAACAATCGCCTCAAGGTGGGGGTTTGTTGTTTGGCGCCAGGACAGATCAGGGGCTCTAAAAATGACCTTTTGGCTCGACTTCAGGCGTTGCTGCGCAACTGCAAACTTGAAGGGTGCTCCGTCTTGGATCGCCATGGCGGCGTGGTTTCCAGTTCGATAGCCAGACGCGAATCGCTTGGTTCTGGCGCGTTATTGGCCGTAGGGGATGCTGCAAGTACAGCCAACCTCTTGGGAGGTGAGGGGATTCGTCATGCGATCGACAGTGCGGATCTTCTCGCTGAAACGCTTCTGAATGCCGAGGCTCGGAATCAAGTGGGTCCCGATCAAGCCGATGCCGTTCGTCAAACCTATGAGCAGGCGCTTCATTGTTGGTTTGGCTGGCGCTGGCGTGTTGCCGGAAAATTGGCCCAACGCACCTGGTGGGGGTTGGATTCTGCTTCTGCGGATCGACGGGTCGAACGCATTATTCATGGGTTGTCTAGAACCTCTTCAGCTCAAGACCTATCCAGTCTTTTATTCCACTACCGATTTGAACGGTATGGACTTCGACTTTTGCGCTATTTGATCTGA